Proteins co-encoded in one Methylomonas albis genomic window:
- a CDS encoding BrnA antitoxin family protein, producing the protein MNNNSDPMYDRYTDMDFADAKPVSQVPALAERQAEQGNKSRITMRVDSETLTIFKAREEMSGGSYQTLIAPVLKPLTLSPAVCDSCTA; encoded by the coding sequence ATGAACAACAATTCTGATCCAATGTACGACCGCTATACTGATATGGACTTTGCCGACGCCAAGCCGGTTTCACAGGTACCAGCCTTAGCCGAACGACAAGCCGAACAGGGCAACAAGTCGCGCATCACCATGCGGGTGGATAGTGAGACACTGACTATTTTTAAAGCGCGTGAAGAAATGAGCGGCGGCAGTTATCAAACCTTAATTGCACCGGTATTAAAGCCACTGACTCTGTCACCGGCCGTTTGCGATAGCTGCACAGCTTAG
- the yfbR gene encoding 5'-deoxynucleotidase: MQTISSSFYAYLSRLRWIKRWGLKRNAHEENVMEHSWEVAVIAHTLALIKNRYFDGQVDANAVATAALYHDVTEVITGDLPTPIKYHSPAILGAYKQIEQQAETELLNLLPDALRDDFRSLIQHDKLPEPYQQIIKAADKISAYLKCQAELKAGNAEFEMAAQQLAKNIHELQQPEVVFFMQAFVPSCGLTLDGLMQTR, encoded by the coding sequence ATGCAAACCATTAGCAGCAGTTTTTACGCCTACCTTTCGCGGTTAAGATGGATCAAACGCTGGGGTTTGAAACGCAACGCCCATGAGGAAAACGTCATGGAGCACAGCTGGGAAGTGGCGGTGATTGCCCATACTCTGGCGTTAATCAAAAACCGTTATTTTGACGGACAGGTAGATGCCAATGCCGTGGCCACCGCCGCGCTATATCATGATGTGACCGAGGTGATCACCGGCGACTTGCCTACCCCGATCAAATACCACTCGCCGGCGATACTTGGCGCCTACAAGCAAATCGAACAGCAGGCCGAAACCGAGCTGTTGAACTTACTGCCCGACGCATTGCGCGACGACTTCCGGTCATTGATTCAACACGACAAGCTGCCGGAACCGTATCAGCAAATCATCAAAGCAGCAGATAAGATTTCTGCTTATCTAAAATGCCAGGCCGAGCTCAAGGCCGGCAATGCCGAGTTTGAAATGGCCGCCCAGCAATTGGCCAAAAACATTCACGAACTGCAACAGCCCGAAGTGGTGTTTTTCATGCAGGCTTTCGTTCCGAGTTGCGGCTTGACGCTCGATGGCTTGATGCAAACCCGATAA
- a CDS encoding ATP-binding protein, protein MERFGLIRLILIDSYKPGTLQEVRLDGHTNLNGVNGAGKTTLLRLIPLFFGERPGRLVPKSRVTESFAKHYLPNESSYIIFEYRRDQQICMVVIYASLNEEGLCYRFVDKGFDRDDFLETRLDGSCYPISCRDLKRHLDKRHINCSNQLTSCSDYRTVIQNLPHSKGQELRNLIARYSFCQGSAGRRLKDIEKIVSGMLQRSTDFADLREMLVNCIDENRDSISLDISMDKLEDWYKEYRAYQHSEAEREQAAELSQLATEQEQFKTRFGELHKRLLLLRERYRQQQQGQQERLANTEQSLDSLKSDWETQEQEMQSALARQRAELSSQEKQKTQLENEKAEWDAKDIQCSIRLAEQQPVFADSLVREQQHYEKLTSEVQDINAQFAVIKAETEKGYAEQRHQCERQIQEVRAEVGQDEAKHRAEHNQVREQLRAANNGEQEKLHGSAGEVQGKLGALNAQIAQIQPDPELIQTREAKLELQQSQHQKLEEAKNDVAGINKRIKANQDDVESALEQKRHIQAEKQSIDEAIKHLKRQLDTEADTLLRFLREHQPGWTQDIAKVVNPDLLLRDDLEPVLLEKPTGLYGVSLNLDVLSADLAADELQIRALLSVHEHRLRELTGLDEQADQHLSTLKKTDTQLRKQCQQAETEQGRLHNGFTAIKAELTSLKLQIENSKRQRAQLLQAEKAAVEQNLNQIKRQLDGLKRQLQNDEKQLAVELETAIARIKQAAEQQVEHIKHDIAALNSQEQQALQQLAQQRLNSLKTRQIDVDALQQLEGRIGTLKQQLKDAKAAAETVSDYRRWEQLHWSGYTELCNAARELTTELRQTEAQFTAAMQRYQQRSNELKAEQGRLTAALQKLNQEMKTLEQLLDDGSAYARYAPNVVSFDESHTLALLQNEYRTLNEAFKNQRRMLLAKLRHLKQTLARYPGTRPAQYYASQESELGLDCDETAWLSPILNWYDTAYQDLHSWLVNQVNLFGAMIRDYQQTLEKFDRGIDSLSRRLTKHIDSNIRFDKIESIQGRLTSKVQSLGYWQQIVAFTKQYDDWNRNSDGRLPGETFADMVRLVAEQMPGKGRVEMKLVSLLELEIIVSENGRSKKATHAEELQQISSHGLSYLILCVFFIALVNMIRKDQPLNIIWPMDELKELHQVNIEVLLELLSNNGITLLSAFPDPDPDVLRLFKNRYQVVGQRELVEMEIDDAYLAELAPMVRELADV, encoded by the coding sequence ATGGAACGTTTTGGATTGATTCGGCTGATTTTGATCGACTCGTATAAGCCCGGTACGCTACAGGAGGTGCGCCTGGATGGACACACCAACCTCAACGGCGTCAACGGTGCCGGTAAAACCACACTGCTGCGACTGATTCCGTTGTTTTTCGGCGAACGACCAGGCCGGTTGGTGCCGAAAAGCCGGGTCACCGAAAGCTTTGCCAAGCATTATTTGCCTAACGAGTCGTCCTATATCATTTTCGAGTATCGCCGCGACCAGCAAATCTGCATGGTGGTGATCTATGCATCACTCAACGAAGAAGGGCTGTGCTACCGCTTTGTCGATAAGGGCTTCGATCGCGACGATTTTCTGGAAACGCGGCTCGACGGTTCTTGCTACCCGATTTCCTGCCGTGATCTGAAACGCCACCTGGATAAACGCCACATCAATTGCAGCAATCAGCTGACGTCCTGCAGTGACTATCGTACTGTGATTCAGAATTTGCCGCATAGCAAGGGCCAGGAATTACGCAATTTGATTGCCCGGTACAGCTTTTGTCAGGGCAGTGCTGGCCGACGTTTGAAAGACATCGAAAAAATCGTCTCCGGCATGTTGCAGCGCTCGACCGATTTCGCCGACTTGCGGGAAATGCTGGTCAACTGTATCGACGAGAACCGCGATTCCATTTCCTTGGATATATCCATGGACAAATTGGAGGATTGGTACAAGGAATATCGCGCTTATCAACACAGCGAAGCCGAGCGGGAACAGGCGGCTGAACTGAGCCAATTGGCAACGGAGCAAGAGCAGTTCAAAACTCGTTTTGGCGAGCTGCACAAACGCCTGTTACTGTTGAGAGAGCGTTATCGTCAGCAACAACAAGGGCAGCAAGAACGGCTGGCGAATACCGAGCAGTCGCTCGATTCCTTGAAATCCGATTGGGAGACTCAGGAACAAGAGATGCAATCCGCACTGGCCAGGCAAAGAGCCGAGTTAAGCAGTCAGGAGAAGCAGAAAACCCAACTGGAAAATGAAAAAGCCGAATGGGACGCCAAGGACATACAGTGCAGCATTCGTCTGGCCGAGCAACAGCCTGTCTTTGCCGACAGTCTGGTTCGGGAGCAACAGCATTACGAAAAGCTGACGTCTGAAGTGCAGGACATCAATGCCCAATTCGCCGTGATCAAGGCCGAAACCGAGAAAGGGTACGCCGAGCAGCGTCACCAGTGCGAAAGGCAAATCCAGGAGGTTAGGGCTGAGGTTGGTCAAGATGAAGCCAAACATCGGGCTGAACATAACCAGGTCAGGGAGCAACTGAGAGCCGCGAATAATGGCGAACAGGAAAAGCTACATGGATCGGCCGGTGAGGTTCAGGGAAAGCTGGGGGCGCTGAATGCACAGATCGCGCAAATCCAACCTGATCCAGAATTAATTCAAACCCGGGAAGCCAAGTTAGAGCTTCAGCAAAGCCAGCATCAGAAATTGGAGGAAGCCAAAAATGACGTTGCGGGTATCAACAAGCGCATCAAAGCCAATCAGGATGATGTCGAGTCCGCGCTGGAACAAAAGCGTCATATTCAAGCCGAGAAACAATCGATTGATGAGGCCATCAAGCATTTAAAGCGGCAACTGGATACCGAAGCCGATACCTTGTTGCGGTTTTTGCGCGAACATCAACCCGGTTGGACGCAGGATATTGCCAAAGTGGTTAATCCGGATTTGTTGCTGCGCGACGACCTGGAGCCGGTATTACTGGAAAAGCCGACGGGATTGTATGGGGTCTCATTGAATCTGGATGTGCTGTCGGCTGATTTGGCGGCCGATGAACTGCAAATCCGAGCTTTGTTGTCCGTGCATGAACACCGCTTGCGCGAGTTGACCGGTTTGGACGAACAGGCCGATCAACATTTAAGCACTTTGAAAAAGACCGATACTCAACTGCGCAAGCAATGTCAGCAAGCCGAAACCGAACAGGGACGCCTGCACAATGGCTTTACCGCCATTAAAGCAGAACTTACCTCTTTGAAACTGCAGATCGAAAACAGTAAACGTCAGCGCGCGCAGCTGTTGCAGGCTGAAAAAGCAGCGGTTGAGCAAAACCTTAACCAAATCAAACGTCAGCTGGATGGCTTGAAGCGGCAATTACAAAACGATGAAAAACAGCTTGCTGTCGAGCTGGAAACCGCTATCGCGCGGATTAAACAGGCGGCAGAACAACAAGTCGAACATATCAAGCATGATATTGCCGCGCTAAACAGCCAAGAGCAACAGGCCCTGCAACAATTGGCGCAACAACGGCTGAACAGCCTGAAGACTCGGCAAATCGATGTCGATGCCTTGCAACAACTCGAAGGCCGGATAGGTACTTTGAAACAGCAGTTAAAGGACGCCAAAGCCGCCGCTGAAACAGTGAGCGACTATCGGCGTTGGGAGCAACTGCATTGGTCTGGCTATACCGAATTGTGCAACGCGGCTCGTGAACTGACTACCGAGCTACGTCAGACCGAGGCACAATTTACTGCCGCCATGCAACGCTATCAACAACGCAGCAACGAATTGAAAGCAGAGCAGGGACGGCTGACTGCCGCGTTGCAGAAACTGAACCAGGAGATGAAAACGCTGGAGCAATTGCTGGATGATGGCTCTGCCTACGCCCGCTATGCACCCAACGTCGTCAGCTTCGACGAATCGCACACCCTGGCCTTGTTACAAAACGAATATCGCACTTTGAACGAGGCTTTCAAAAATCAGCGTCGGATGTTGTTGGCAAAGCTTAGGCATTTGAAACAGACCTTGGCGCGTTATCCAGGCACCCGGCCGGCCCAGTATTATGCCAGTCAGGAAAGTGAACTCGGTTTGGACTGCGACGAAACCGCCTGGCTGTCGCCGATATTGAATTGGTACGATACAGCCTATCAGGATTTACATAGTTGGTTGGTCAATCAGGTCAACTTGTTTGGCGCCATGATTCGAGATTATCAGCAAACACTGGAAAAGTTCGATCGCGGTATAGATTCCCTATCCAGACGCCTAACCAAGCATATCGACAGCAATATCCGTTTCGACAAAATCGAAAGCATCCAGGGGCGATTGACTTCAAAAGTGCAGTCCTTGGGCTACTGGCAGCAGATCGTCGCATTTACCAAACAATACGATGACTGGAATCGAAACAGTGACGGCCGTTTGCCTGGCGAGACATTTGCGGACATGGTGAGACTGGTAGCAGAACAAATGCCCGGCAAGGGCAGGGTGGAAATGAAGCTGGTCAGTCTGCTGGAACTGGAAATCATAGTCAGCGAAAATGGTCGCAGCAAAAAAGCGACACATGCCGAGGAATTACAGCAAATCTCCAGTCATGGCTTATCGTATTTGATCTTATGTGTGTTCTTTATTGCCCTGGTCAACATGATACGCAAGGACCAACCCTTGAACATCATCTGGCCGATGGATGAGCTAAAGGAACTGCATCAGGTCAATATCGAGGTGTTGCTGGAGTTATTGAGCAATAACGGTATTACCTTGCTGTCCGCCTTTCCCGATCCTGATCCGGATGTTCTCCGGCTGTTCAAAAACCGTTATCAGGTGGTCGGCCAGCGCGAGTTGGTGGAGATGGAAATCGATGACGCCTATCTCGCGGAATTGGCGCCCATGGTGCGGGAGCTGGCTGATGTTTGA
- a CDS encoding DUF2490 domain-containing protein yields the protein MFDVLLKRLLQGEFICEISDEAGFRFLQQADNAQQVDEFLSRLQYRLSKTQNSLAYYAAYRQIDASARRDIQRIFQQFRVELQPVVEWLDMMMACLHRDTTLSPGDTLSFGALLQVIESNQALAGGSFANLWSLQRFCLYRRCG from the coding sequence ATGTTTGACGTCTTACTGAAACGTCTGCTGCAAGGCGAGTTCATTTGCGAAATCAGCGACGAGGCCGGCTTTCGATTTTTGCAGCAGGCCGATAACGCGCAACAGGTCGACGAGTTTTTGAGCCGTTTGCAATACCGCTTGAGCAAGACTCAGAACAGCCTGGCGTATTATGCCGCCTATCGACAAATCGATGCCAGTGCCCGCCGCGATATTCAACGAATATTTCAACAGTTTCGGGTGGAACTACAGCCCGTCGTGGAATGGCTGGACATGATGATGGCCTGTTTGCATCGCGATACCACTTTGTCGCCCGGCGATACGCTGAGCTTCGGGGCGCTATTGCAGGTCATCGAGAGTAATCAGGCTTTGGCTGGCGGATCGTTTGCAAACCTTTGGTCGCTTCAAAGATTTTGTCTGTACCGACGATGCGGTTAA
- a CDS encoding DUF7281 domain-containing protein, giving the protein MNKTWLAVIARAIDSERELFPLNQTWQAIHQEYNIGLTQAKKLLLTHQDKQELRELVNKISGIDLRQVATSEFAGMQREQALTLAIDEKLAGQSVKKNRLAIKALPGRALKLNAELYRLPDNSHCDMPLESIVGVENQSIWIVENYRCFDQLGVIKLDESAASTEPLVVFRGDHIYQAGTVLSLIEKLQLPVWVMGDLDPKGLSIAQSYPNFAGLIAPDMAVLENYFSDPGKANHKLYEKQLASCRKAVSDTRFPIIQACWQLIRQHQAGIVQEHWLVGNTTLKMHPA; this is encoded by the coding sequence ATGAACAAGACATGGCTGGCGGTCATTGCACGCGCGATCGATAGTGAACGGGAGCTGTTTCCGCTCAATCAAACCTGGCAGGCTATTCACCAGGAATACAACATAGGCCTGACTCAAGCCAAAAAACTACTGCTGACTCACCAGGACAAACAGGAACTACGGGAGCTGGTTAATAAAATCTCCGGCATCGATCTGCGGCAGGTTGCTACTAGCGAGTTTGCCGGTATGCAGCGCGAACAGGCTTTAACTCTGGCAATTGATGAAAAACTGGCCGGACAATCGGTAAAGAAAAATCGCCTGGCCATTAAAGCCTTGCCGGGCAGGGCGCTCAAGTTAAATGCTGAACTCTATCGATTGCCGGACAACAGTCATTGCGATATGCCCTTAGAAAGCATAGTCGGTGTCGAGAATCAGAGCATTTGGATTGTTGAGAATTACCGCTGCTTCGATCAGTTGGGCGTTATTAAGCTTGATGAGTCGGCGGCGTCCACCGAACCGTTGGTGGTGTTTCGTGGCGATCATATTTATCAGGCTGGCACGGTGTTGAGTCTGATCGAGAAACTTCAGTTGCCTGTCTGGGTGATGGGTGACCTGGACCCGAAAGGTCTAAGCATCGCTCAGTCGTATCCCAACTTTGCCGGCTTGATTGCACCGGACATGGCAGTGTTGGAGAACTATTTTAGCGACCCCGGCAAAGCCAATCATAAACTCTACGAAAAACAACTCGCCAGCTGCCGAAAGGCGGTATCGGATACCCGTTTCCCCATCATTCAAGCTTGTTGGCAACTGATAAGGCAGCATCAGGCAGGCATCGTCCAGGAGCATTGGCTGGTCGGTAACACGACGCTGAAAATGCACCCAGCCTAA
- a CDS encoding DUF6901 family protein translates to MSQDNLHFTYRLTADDYDSADFLIEVDKQSMTLISAAPPPYPFWTALSYQQCRNCPLNSAQFPHCPVAVNLVSLLDLCGHLVSHKQMTVEVITDRRTIRGDTTAQHIASSILGLIMATSPCPHTEFLKPMARFHLPLADQTETVYRVTTMFLLAQYFRYKDQLPYSLELDQLLALYQDLQIVNLHLSQRLKTAISEDAAVNGVILLDLLSKSVSWSIEDGLEEIRHLFQGYRNPTQ, encoded by the coding sequence ATGTCCCAAGACAACCTACATTTTACTTACCGCCTAACAGCCGATGACTACGACAGCGCGGATTTCCTGATCGAAGTCGACAAACAAAGCATGACGCTGATTTCCGCCGCACCGCCGCCCTATCCTTTTTGGACGGCACTTTCGTATCAACAATGCCGCAATTGCCCCTTAAATTCGGCGCAGTTTCCGCATTGTCCGGTCGCGGTTAATTTGGTGTCGTTGCTGGACTTATGCGGCCACCTGGTTTCACACAAGCAAATGACTGTAGAGGTAATCACCGATAGAAGAACCATACGCGGAGACACCACTGCGCAGCATATCGCCAGCTCGATTTTAGGCTTAATCATGGCCACCAGCCCGTGTCCGCATACCGAGTTTTTAAAACCGATGGCCCGCTTTCATTTACCACTGGCCGACCAAACCGAAACGGTTTATCGCGTAACCACCATGTTCTTATTGGCGCAGTATTTTCGCTATAAAGACCAACTGCCCTATTCGCTGGAGCTGGATCAACTGCTCGCGCTTTATCAAGACTTACAAATTGTTAACCTGCATTTAAGTCAACGACTAAAAACTGCGATTAGCGAAGATGCGGCTGTAAACGGCGTTATTTTGCTGGATTTATTGTCAAAATCGGTGTCCTGGTCGATAGAGGACGGCCTGGAAGAAATCCGGCATTTATTCCAAGGCTACCGTAATCCAACCCAATAG
- a CDS encoding ferritin-like domain-containing protein, with protein sequence MRTGTLILEEQAPCISDFAARCLFNSDIAQKLVLTHQARQLLDNGLLSLQAEGAVLPISHTLFPSKPDLLMPRDMPKRRLDSDAGKAAFFHALAHIEFVAIYLAWDIIYRFRGLPDDFYRDWLIIADEEAQHFELIRDHLLGLGFDYGDLPAHRGLWSHAEETSDDILARLAIVPRCMEARGLDVTPAMMDKLNVIGDQPGVAILTRIYNDEVGHVERGSYWFNILAKQRGLQPEQCFKDLIMNYFKGKPKGPFNREVRIIAGFSNNEIDWLEERLHE encoded by the coding sequence GTGAGAACAGGAACTTTGATTTTGGAAGAGCAGGCTCCTTGCATATCTGATTTCGCGGCGCGCTGTTTATTTAATAGCGATATTGCGCAAAAACTTGTTTTAACCCATCAAGCCAGGCAATTATTGGATAACGGCCTGTTGTCCTTGCAGGCAGAAGGCGCGGTATTGCCGATAAGCCATACACTATTTCCGAGCAAGCCGGATTTGTTGATGCCGCGCGATATGCCTAAACGACGTCTTGATTCCGATGCAGGCAAAGCGGCTTTTTTTCACGCGCTGGCGCATATTGAGTTCGTGGCAATTTATTTGGCCTGGGACATTATTTACCGGTTTCGCGGCTTGCCTGACGATTTTTATCGGGATTGGCTAATCATCGCCGACGAAGAAGCTCAGCATTTTGAGCTGATTCGCGATCATTTGCTTGGCTTGGGGTTCGATTACGGCGACTTGCCTGCGCATCGTGGGCTTTGGTCGCACGCAGAAGAAACCTCGGACGATATTTTGGCGCGCTTGGCGATAGTGCCGCGTTGCATGGAGGCCAGAGGTTTGGACGTGACGCCGGCCATGATGGATAAGCTAAACGTCATTGGAGATCAGCCTGGAGTGGCTATTTTGACGCGGATTTATAATGACGAAGTGGGGCATGTGGAGCGCGGTTCTTATTGGTTCAATATCCTGGCCAAGCAACGCGGTTTACAGCCCGAACAGTGTTTCAAGGACTTGATTATGAATTATTTTAAGGGCAAACCTAAAGGGCCCTTTAACCGAGAAGTGCGTATAATCGCCGGCTTCTCGAATAACGAAATCGACTGGCTGGAGGAGCGTTTGCATGAATAA
- a CDS encoding NnrS family protein, with the protein MNNKPVFDYPLFAMGFRAFFALAGLSALALIALWSSMSNGSLHIDNYFTGSTWHAHEMLLGYTTAVIAGFLLTAVRNWTGLQTVTPDQLASLCFLWIYGRVLPFYSELLPDVLIGAVDFVFLPVLAYFVSKPILKTGNYQNLIFIALLLLLTLGNGLIHAEVLGFASNSAALGLILVVTIVVAMILVIAGRVFPFFTERGLSGVICIRNPALDIAAVVVSLAVFALLMLNISGAMLAVTAVAAIVINIVRVAAWYHPRIWFVPLLWVLYVGYGWLILGFGLVSLAAFGIVPQSLALHAFTVGGIGILTLGMMARVALGHTGRALKASNVMALAFVLINLAALFRVLFPALLPSWYGGLVMVSTYCWLAAFSLFAFYYSPVLTSSRPDGQPG; encoded by the coding sequence ATGAATAACAAACCGGTTTTTGATTATCCACTGTTTGCGATGGGTTTTAGGGCTTTTTTCGCGCTGGCGGGTTTATCAGCTCTGGCTTTGATTGCACTGTGGAGTTCGATGTCCAACGGTTCACTGCATATCGATAACTACTTCACCGGCAGTACTTGGCACGCGCATGAAATGTTGCTTGGCTACACCACGGCAGTGATTGCCGGGTTTTTACTGACCGCGGTTAGAAACTGGACCGGCTTGCAAACGGTTACGCCCGATCAGCTAGCGTCGCTGTGTTTTCTGTGGATTTATGGCAGGGTATTGCCGTTTTATTCCGAGTTGCTGCCTGATGTCTTGATAGGCGCAGTCGATTTTGTATTTTTACCGGTGCTGGCATATTTTGTTAGCAAGCCGATTTTAAAAACCGGTAACTACCAAAATCTGATTTTTATCGCTTTGCTGTTATTGCTGACCTTGGGCAACGGCTTAATTCATGCCGAAGTACTTGGATTTGCCAGCAACAGTGCCGCGCTCGGTCTGATCTTGGTCGTTACGATTGTCGTGGCCATGATTTTGGTGATTGCCGGCCGGGTGTTTCCATTTTTTACCGAACGGGGTTTGTCCGGAGTTATTTGTATTCGCAATCCGGCATTGGATATAGCTGCTGTGGTTGTGAGTCTGGCGGTGTTTGCCCTGCTGATGCTGAATATTTCCGGGGCTATGTTAGCGGTGACTGCCGTTGCTGCCATTGTGATTAATATTGTGCGAGTGGCGGCCTGGTACCATCCGCGCATTTGGTTTGTGCCATTACTTTGGGTTTTGTATGTGGGCTATGGCTGGCTGATTTTGGGGTTTGGCTTGGTGTCTTTAGCGGCTTTTGGCATCGTTCCACAGTCTTTGGCTTTACATGCTTTTACCGTGGGCGGCATTGGCATTTTGACACTGGGCATGATGGCCCGCGTTGCTTTGGGCCATACCGGCAGGGCCTTGAAAGCCTCGAATGTGATGGCGCTGGCGTTTGTGCTGATTAATCTGGCCGCGCTGTTTCGAGTGTTGTTTCCCGCGTTGTTGCCAAGCTGGTATGGCGGCTTGGTGATGGTGTCTACCTATTGCTGGTTGGCGGCATTTTCCTTATTTGCATTTTATTATTCGCCAGTTTTGACGTCGTCTAGGCCGGACGGGCAGCCAGGATAG